The proteins below come from a single Leifsonia sp. 1010 genomic window:
- a CDS encoding AAA family ATPase, with the protein MADVLVLHGSPGSGKSTLARALALALGAADMPWGVIDMDELSLVHPYPGRWFPRDNLRAIWPNYVAAVPDIRLIIPMVFNDEEEVELIRAALPGARLMICETSAPVEVLKKRVTDREPTDELAAALRTWVDVYHERSDHERIRHFRVITHPATVEESVREILELTGWLRA; encoded by the coding sequence ATGGCGGATGTTCTGGTGCTGCACGGGTCTCCCGGGTCCGGGAAGAGCACGCTCGCGCGTGCGCTCGCCCTGGCGCTCGGGGCGGCGGACATGCCCTGGGGCGTCATCGACATGGACGAGCTGAGCCTCGTGCATCCCTACCCGGGCCGGTGGTTTCCGCGTGACAACCTCCGCGCGATCTGGCCGAACTACGTCGCCGCCGTCCCCGACATCCGGCTGATCATCCCGATGGTGTTCAACGACGAGGAGGAGGTCGAGCTCATCCGCGCGGCACTGCCGGGCGCGCGGCTGATGATCTGCGAGACGTCCGCACCCGTGGAGGTCCTGAAGAAGCGGGTGACGGATCGGGAGCCCACCGACGAGTTGGCGGCGGCGCTGCGAACGTGGGTCGACGTCTACCATGAGCGCTCCGATCACGAACGCATCCGGCACTTCCGGGTGATCACGCATCCCGCGACCGTGGAGGAGTCCGTTCGCGAGATCCTGGAGCTGACAGGCTGGCTGCGCGCGTAA
- a CDS encoding putative glycolipid-binding domain-containing protein, whose protein sequence is MRGAVRHVEWVGDEDPQRLEAAVITLAPDRLDALGTSRTTDYVTSWALETGPDWVTSRLSVSVAGRGFTRWLVLTRSAHGTWATETYAHGDVSYHGEPMPDPGAAHPEALEDALDCDLALCPVTNTMPILRLRAREGLAETELTMAWVDLPSLAVIPSRQAYSAAKPYDPASGHSVVRYRSVGDTFMADLTVDEDGIVIDYPRLARRIL, encoded by the coding sequence ATGCGTGGAGCGGTACGGCACGTGGAGTGGGTGGGCGACGAGGACCCGCAGCGGCTGGAGGCCGCGGTGATCACCTTGGCGCCGGACAGGCTCGACGCCCTCGGCACCTCGCGGACCACCGACTACGTCACCAGCTGGGCGCTCGAGACCGGGCCGGACTGGGTGACCTCGCGGCTCTCGGTGTCGGTCGCCGGCCGCGGATTCACCCGCTGGCTCGTGCTGACGCGCAGCGCCCACGGCACGTGGGCGACCGAGACCTACGCGCACGGCGACGTGAGCTACCACGGCGAACCGATGCCCGATCCGGGCGCGGCACATCCGGAAGCCCTGGAGGACGCACTCGACTGCGACCTCGCGCTCTGCCCGGTGACCAACACGATGCCGATCCTCCGGCTGCGTGCCCGCGAGGGATTGGCGGAGACTGAGTTGACGATGGCGTGGGTGGACCTGCCGTCGCTCGCGGTCATCCCGAGCCGGCAGGCGTACAGCGCCGCGAAGCCGTACGACCCGGCGTCCGGTCACAGCGTGGTGCGGTACCGAAGCGTGGGCGACACCTTCATGGCCGATCTCACGGTGGATGAGGACGGCATCGTCATCGACTACCCGCGGCTGGCCAGGCGCATCCTCTGA
- a CDS encoding right-handed parallel beta-helix repeat-containing protein, with amino-acid sequence MLAVLGAAAVIASALIPLKAQAAPATIFYAAPDGKDAGHCSQSQPCSLERAQHVLRPSVKHGDVTVQLADGTYRLSKPLTFDADDGGGTNTVHWSAAPGAHPVISGASDVSGWTKSDAGAGIWVADTPAGLDTRQLYVDGVIAPRASIRLANADVTPTATGLTIKNPALAYLAGLPDQSRIEFESLGDFTNRCSPVQSISLTEITMAQPAWDNNTWGWDTVQNSFLAGPSWYLDNSLAFLTQTNQWYIDPHGGKLYYKPADGVDPNKLDIDLPRLQSLISIGGTYDKPVSGLSFEGIQFSGTSWLGPSTDGYADQQNGLFIKGAYDYRPADAFTSCSRGCEMFERARTSWYQEPGAVQVSAASRISFTGNTFANLGSSALGIGNDTNAMANGVGYGASNIAVVGNRFMEDSGHGIAVGGVLPDAHHPSDPRMVNQDIRIQDNTIDRVSVDYKDNSGILSTYVTRAQILHNEVSNVPYDGIDTGYGWGINDAGGSNDYVDRGYYKWNTLYTTPTTLKDNRVEGNLVHNTKARFADGGSVYNLSASPGSVVDKNYLFNISGVGLYLDEGSRYMTYENNVVQGGSFVFTNAYSLRNNTSDNTIQNNWYNSGGVSAPNAAAHNNTLVNNVKVSGANWPAGARDVICAAGVAPQYRTSLNANQFGFTGCPVDAPVKGLSTAGSSAVSSYFGQAGDAYGIAAAGADVWGAGGQHSDQFGAIYKAGSFTANSAVSARVVSVNDANASAKSGVMVRNDITKAGSSAGYAVVAVTARNGVVFEWDANGDGYLDTEAKASVDVFRPIWVKLARTGTSYTASYSYDGVNYVPIGSPVTLASAAATQDAGIFSTSHDVTQSAINQFDGLSITATP; translated from the coding sequence GTGCTTGCGGTCCTCGGAGCCGCAGCCGTCATCGCCTCCGCGCTGATCCCGCTCAAGGCGCAGGCCGCGCCGGCGACCATCTTCTACGCTGCGCCCGACGGCAAGGACGCCGGGCACTGCTCCCAGTCGCAGCCGTGCTCCCTCGAGCGCGCCCAGCACGTGCTGCGCCCATCGGTCAAGCACGGTGACGTCACCGTGCAGCTGGCCGACGGCACGTATCGCCTCAGCAAGCCCCTCACCTTCGACGCCGACGACGGCGGAGGCACGAACACGGTCCACTGGTCCGCCGCCCCCGGCGCGCACCCGGTCATCAGCGGAGCATCCGACGTCTCCGGCTGGACGAAGTCGGATGCCGGCGCCGGGATCTGGGTCGCCGACACCCCGGCGGGGCTCGACACCCGCCAGCTCTACGTCGACGGCGTGATCGCCCCGCGCGCATCCATCCGCCTGGCCAACGCCGACGTGACGCCGACCGCCACCGGTCTGACGATCAAGAACCCGGCGCTCGCGTACCTCGCCGGGCTCCCCGACCAGAGCCGCATCGAGTTCGAGTCCCTCGGCGACTTCACCAACCGCTGCTCGCCGGTCCAGAGCATCAGCCTGACCGAGATCACGATGGCGCAGCCGGCGTGGGACAACAACACCTGGGGCTGGGACACCGTCCAGAACTCCTTCCTGGCCGGACCGAGCTGGTACCTCGACAACTCGCTCGCCTTCCTCACGCAGACCAACCAGTGGTACATCGACCCGCACGGCGGAAAGCTGTACTACAAGCCGGCCGACGGGGTCGACCCCAACAAGCTCGACATCGACCTGCCTCGTCTGCAGTCGCTGATCAGCATCGGCGGCACCTACGACAAGCCGGTGAGCGGTCTGTCGTTCGAGGGCATCCAGTTCTCGGGCACCTCGTGGCTGGGTCCGTCGACCGACGGCTACGCCGACCAGCAGAACGGCCTCTTCATCAAGGGCGCCTACGACTACCGGCCCGCCGACGCGTTCACCAGCTGCTCCCGCGGTTGCGAGATGTTCGAGCGCGCCCGCACCAGCTGGTACCAGGAGCCCGGAGCCGTGCAGGTGTCGGCGGCGAGCCGCATCTCGTTCACCGGCAACACGTTCGCGAACCTCGGATCGTCGGCTCTCGGCATCGGAAACGACACCAACGCCATGGCGAACGGAGTCGGCTACGGCGCCAGCAACATCGCCGTCGTCGGCAACCGGTTCATGGAGGACAGCGGTCACGGCATCGCGGTCGGAGGCGTCCTCCCCGACGCGCACCACCCGAGCGATCCCCGCATGGTCAACCAGGACATCCGCATCCAGGACAACACGATCGACCGGGTGTCGGTGGACTACAAGGACAACAGCGGGATTCTGAGCACCTACGTGACGCGGGCCCAGATCCTGCACAACGAGGTGTCCAACGTCCCCTACGACGGGATCGACACCGGCTACGGCTGGGGCATCAACGACGCGGGCGGCTCGAACGACTACGTCGACCGCGGCTACTACAAATGGAACACGCTCTACACGACGCCGACGACCCTGAAGGACAACCGGGTCGAGGGCAATCTCGTGCACAACACGAAGGCGCGTTTCGCAGACGGCGGCTCGGTCTACAACCTGTCCGCCAGCCCCGGATCGGTCGTCGACAAGAACTACCTGTTCAACATCTCGGGCGTCGGGCTCTACCTCGACGAGGGATCGCGGTACATGACCTACGAGAACAACGTGGTCCAGGGCGGCTCCTTCGTCTTCACGAACGCCTACAGCCTGAGGAACAACACCAGCGACAACACCATCCAGAACAACTGGTACAACTCCGGAGGGGTCTCGGCCCCGAACGCCGCGGCCCACAACAACACGCTGGTCAACAACGTCAAGGTCTCCGGTGCCAACTGGCCCGCCGGCGCCCGTGACGTGATCTGCGCGGCCGGTGTGGCGCCGCAGTACCGGACGTCGCTCAACGCCAACCAGTTCGGGTTCACCGGCTGCCCGGTGGATGCGCCCGTCAAAGGCCTGTCGACGGCCGGCTCCTCCGCGGTCAGCTCGTACTTCGGACAGGCCGGTGACGCCTACGGGATCGCCGCGGCCGGAGCGGACGTGTGGGGCGCGGGCGGTCAGCACTCCGACCAGTTCGGGGCGATCTACAAGGCCGGGTCGTTCACCGCGAACTCTGCGGTCTCGGCACGGGTCGTGTCGGTGAACGACGCGAACGCCTCGGCGAAGTCGGGCGTGATGGTCCGCAACGACATCACGAAGGCCGGCTCGTCGGCCGGCTACGCGGTCGTCGCGGTGACGGCACGCAACGGGGTGGTGTTCGAGTGGGATGCGAACGGCGACGGCTACCTCGATACGGAAGCGAAGGCGTCGGTCGACGTCTTCCGGCCGATCTGGGTGAAGCTCGCGCGCACGGGCACGTCGTACACGGCGTCGTACTCCTACGACGGCGTCAACTACGTGCCGATCGGCTCGCCGGTCACCCTCGCCTCCGCGGCAGCGACGCAAGACGCCGGAATCTTCTCGACGTCGCACGACGTGACGCAGTCGGCGATCAACCAGTTCGACGGACTGTCGATCACGGCGACGCCGTAG
- a CDS encoding aldo/keto reductase, whose translation MTPTLPTRTLRTGTDLTELGFGAAQLGNLFRETTDEEAQGAVGAAWEEGLRYFDTAPHYGLGLSERRLGRALGETPRAGFALSSKVGRLLVDSPETADRLDDDGFVVPAATRRVWDFGRDGILRSVEQSLTRLGTDRLDMAYLHDPDDHWAAASTTGVDALVELREQGVVGAIGAGMNQSAMLAEFVRRTDVDVVMVAGRFTLLDPSALDDLLPLAAERGVGVVAAAVYNSGLLSSETIDPAAHFDYGSAPAKVVERARRIADACRDHGVSLPAAAIQYPLRHPAVVSVVTGMRTEDHVRSTVERYRADIPEALWEELDAAGLAPDPA comes from the coding sequence ATGACACCGACACTGCCCACCCGCACCCTCCGTACCGGCACCGACCTGACGGAACTCGGCTTCGGCGCCGCCCAGCTCGGCAACCTCTTCCGCGAGACCACCGACGAGGAGGCTCAGGGCGCCGTGGGCGCCGCCTGGGAGGAGGGCCTCCGGTACTTCGACACCGCGCCGCACTACGGGCTGGGCCTCTCCGAGCGCCGCCTCGGTCGCGCCCTCGGCGAGACGCCGCGCGCAGGTTTCGCGCTCTCCTCCAAGGTCGGACGGCTGCTGGTCGACAGCCCGGAGACCGCCGACCGGCTCGACGACGACGGCTTCGTCGTCCCGGCCGCCACGCGCAGGGTCTGGGACTTCGGCCGCGACGGCATCCTCCGCTCGGTGGAGCAGTCACTCACTCGACTCGGCACCGATCGGCTCGACATGGCCTACCTGCACGACCCGGACGACCACTGGGCGGCCGCATCCACCACCGGCGTCGACGCACTGGTGGAGCTGCGCGAGCAGGGCGTGGTGGGAGCGATCGGTGCCGGCATGAACCAGTCCGCGATGCTCGCGGAGTTCGTCCGCCGCACCGACGTCGACGTGGTCATGGTGGCCGGCCGCTTCACGCTGCTCGACCCGTCGGCGCTCGACGACCTGCTTCCCCTGGCGGCCGAACGCGGCGTCGGTGTCGTCGCGGCGGCGGTCTACAACTCCGGGCTGCTGAGCTCGGAGACGATCGACCCTGCTGCGCATTTCGACTACGGATCGGCGCCCGCGAAGGTGGTCGAGCGCGCACGGCGGATCGCGGACGCCTGCCGCGATCACGGCGTCAGCCTTCCCGCAGCCGCCATCCAGTACCCGCTGCGGCATCCCGCCGTCGTGTCGGTCGTCACAGGGATGCGCACGGAAGACCATGTGCGCAGCACCGTCGAGCGCTACCGAGCGGACATCCCGGAGGCCCTCTGGGAGGAGTTGGATGCGGCGGGCCTCGCCCCCGATCCGGCATGA
- a CDS encoding alcohol dehydrogenase catalytic domain-containing protein: MLAANYAGERTITIEEREAAELRPGEVRIAVAYAGICGTDLHIYHGDMDARVTLPATIGHEMSGTISAIGPDVEGWAVGDAVTVMPLAWDGTCPACRAGNEHICQNLDFIGIDSPGALQQSWNVPASTLVRLPDGVSLRDAALVEPVAVAVHDVRRSELAPGDRAVVIGAGPIGVLIATVASAFGAEVVIAEIDPGRRAAAEEMGLRTLDPSAVDQVAWVEEWTGGAGADVVFEVSGSAAAVLGATSLAKVRGTLVVVAIHSQPRPIDLHRVFWRELRILGARVYQRQDFERAVELVAGGDIPADRLITRVVPLAETASAFEALEAGGAMKILVEVGR; this comes from the coding sequence ATGTTGGCGGCGAACTACGCAGGCGAGCGCACGATCACGATCGAGGAGCGGGAGGCGGCGGAGCTGCGACCAGGCGAGGTGCGGATCGCCGTCGCGTACGCCGGGATCTGCGGCACCGACCTGCACATCTACCACGGCGACATGGATGCGCGGGTCACGCTGCCGGCCACGATCGGCCACGAGATGTCCGGCACGATCTCCGCGATCGGCCCGGACGTCGAGGGCTGGGCGGTCGGAGACGCGGTGACGGTCATGCCGCTGGCGTGGGACGGCACCTGTCCCGCCTGCCGGGCGGGCAACGAGCACATCTGCCAGAACCTCGACTTCATCGGCATCGACAGCCCCGGCGCCCTCCAGCAGAGCTGGAACGTCCCGGCCTCCACGCTCGTCCGCCTGCCGGACGGGGTGTCACTGCGGGACGCGGCGCTGGTCGAGCCGGTCGCGGTGGCCGTCCACGACGTGCGCCGGTCGGAGCTCGCCCCTGGCGACCGGGCCGTCGTGATCGGCGCAGGTCCGATCGGCGTGCTCATCGCCACCGTCGCCAGCGCCTTCGGAGCCGAGGTCGTGATCGCGGAGATCGATCCCGGCCGCCGGGCCGCCGCGGAGGAGATGGGGCTGCGGACCCTCGACCCGAGTGCCGTTGACCAGGTCGCGTGGGTCGAGGAGTGGACCGGGGGAGCCGGCGCGGACGTGGTGTTCGAGGTCTCCGGCTCGGCGGCGGCTGTGCTCGGCGCGACGTCGCTGGCGAAGGTCCGCGGCACACTGGTCGTCGTCGCAATCCACTCCCAGCCGCGGCCGATCGATCTGCACCGGGTGTTCTGGCGCGAGCTCCGCATCCTCGGAGCTCGCGTGTACCAGCGGCAGGACTTCGAGCGGGCGGTGGAGCTCGTCGCGGGTGGCGACATCCCCGCCGACCGGCTGATCACCCGGGTGGTTCCGCTCGCCGAGACGGCGTCGGCGTTCGAGGCACTGGAGGCCGGCGGAGCGATGAAGATCCTCGTGGAGGTCGGCCGATGA
- a CDS encoding SDR family oxidoreductase → MSGFDLSGRLAVVTGAKRGIGFAIAEALAAAGADIVGVSATLDPEGSAIGDRVRSLGRSFEGHRVDFADRGQVSAFAAELAARDRHADILVNNAGTIRRAPAAEHPLEWFDEVLEVDLTSGFVLSQALGGRMLEAGGGRIVFTASLLSFQGGINVPGYAAAKSGVAGLVRALSNEWAGRGVTVNGIAPGYIATDNTQALQDDEDRSRSILERIPAGRWGTPEDIGGAAVFLASDAARYVSGAILPVDGGWLGR, encoded by the coding sequence ATGAGCGGCTTCGACCTCTCCGGCCGGCTGGCGGTCGTCACCGGGGCGAAGCGCGGCATCGGTTTCGCGATCGCGGAGGCGCTCGCCGCGGCGGGCGCCGACATCGTCGGCGTCTCCGCGACCCTCGACCCCGAGGGCTCCGCGATCGGCGACCGGGTGCGGTCGCTCGGGCGGAGCTTCGAGGGGCACCGCGTCGACTTCGCCGACCGCGGCCAGGTCAGCGCGTTCGCCGCGGAGCTCGCCGCCCGCGACCGTCACGCCGACATCCTCGTGAACAACGCCGGCACCATCCGGCGGGCCCCGGCGGCCGAACATCCGCTGGAGTGGTTCGACGAGGTGCTCGAGGTCGACCTGACGAGCGGGTTCGTGCTGAGCCAGGCGCTGGGCGGCCGGATGCTGGAAGCGGGCGGCGGCCGGATCGTCTTCACAGCCTCCCTGCTGTCGTTCCAGGGCGGCATCAACGTTCCCGGGTACGCCGCCGCGAAATCCGGGGTGGCCGGCCTCGTCCGCGCCCTCTCGAACGAGTGGGCCGGGAGGGGCGTGACGGTGAACGGCATCGCTCCCGGATACATCGCCACCGACAACACCCAGGCTCTCCAAGACGACGAGGATCGCTCGCGGTCGATCCTCGAGCGCATCCCGGCCGGTCGATGGGGCACGCCGGAGGACATCGGGGGAGCGGCCGTGTTCCTCGCGTCCGACGCCGCCCGGTACGTCTCCGGGGCGATCCTTCCCGTCGACGGCGGGTGGCTCGGGCGATGA
- the eda gene encoding bifunctional 4-hydroxy-2-oxoglutarate aldolase/2-dehydro-3-deoxy-phosphogluconate aldolase produces the protein MTDFEPILPVVVIDDARDAEALGRALLAGGIHQAEITLRTPAARGALRTLAGVPGLRVGVGTVLDPEQAEAAIDAGATFVVSPGLSESVLAVCERRGVHAVPGAVTATEVMHARSLGLRTLKFFPAESSGGPAAVSALSSVFPDIAFVPTGGIDASSAAGYLALPSVIAVGGSWMVPRAAIAAGDFTGIEVLCRAAVEAAR, from the coding sequence ATGACGGACTTCGAACCGATCCTCCCCGTCGTCGTGATCGACGACGCGCGGGATGCCGAAGCGCTGGGTCGCGCGCTCCTCGCCGGCGGCATCCACCAGGCCGAGATCACGCTCCGGACTCCGGCCGCTCGGGGCGCCCTGCGCACCCTGGCGGGGGTGCCGGGGTTGCGCGTCGGCGTCGGCACCGTCCTGGACCCGGAGCAGGCGGAGGCCGCGATCGACGCCGGCGCCACCTTCGTCGTGAGCCCCGGGCTCTCCGAGTCCGTCCTCGCGGTGTGCGAGCGGCGCGGAGTGCACGCCGTTCCCGGCGCGGTGACGGCCACCGAGGTGATGCATGCCCGGTCGCTGGGGCTGCGCACGCTGAAGTTCTTCCCCGCCGAATCGTCGGGCGGGCCTGCGGCTGTGTCCGCGCTGTCCTCCGTGTTCCCGGACATCGCGTTCGTCCCGACCGGCGGCATCGACGCATCCAGCGCTGCCGGCTACCTCGCGCTGCCCTCCGTGATCGCCGTCGGCGGGAGTTGGATGGTGCCGCGCGCCGCCATCGCGGCCGGAGACTTCACCGGCATCGAGGTGCTGTGCCGGGCGGCGGTCGAGGCGGCGCGATGA
- a CDS encoding sugar kinase, translating to MSGHVLTFGETMGLFRATELGGLADVESARIGTGGADSNVAIGLSRLGIPAAWVGRVGADGLGRRVVQDIRGQGVDARPIVDPEHPTGLMIKEKRTPHTTKVWFYRSGSAGGRLRPADIDRELIETAALVHVTGITASISGSGRETVHAVLDAARAAGVPVSFDVNHRKALWPSGDPAPVYREVAASADVIFAGDDEAALLLGLPAGDIAGLVDGMRALGPSTAVLKRGAAGSAASDGGALVEHPARQVPVVDTVGAGDAFVAGFLAARLRGETLPECLALATSAGAFACLGWGDWESMPRMDELALLDDSEPVSR from the coding sequence ATGAGCGGCCACGTGCTCACCTTCGGCGAGACCATGGGTCTCTTCCGTGCGACGGAGCTCGGCGGACTCGCCGACGTGGAGAGCGCGAGGATCGGCACCGGCGGCGCCGACAGCAACGTCGCCATCGGCCTCAGCAGGCTCGGGATCCCGGCCGCCTGGGTCGGACGGGTCGGCGCCGACGGACTCGGGCGGAGGGTGGTGCAGGACATCCGCGGTCAGGGGGTGGATGCGCGCCCGATCGTCGATCCCGAGCATCCCACCGGGCTGATGATCAAGGAGAAGCGCACTCCGCACACCACCAAGGTGTGGTTCTACCGCTCGGGAAGCGCGGGCGGCCGGCTGCGGCCGGCGGACATCGACCGCGAGCTGATCGAGACCGCCGCGCTGGTGCACGTCACCGGTATCACCGCATCCATCTCCGGGTCCGGTCGCGAGACCGTCCATGCCGTGCTGGACGCGGCACGCGCCGCGGGCGTCCCCGTGTCGTTCGACGTGAACCATCGGAAGGCGCTCTGGCCGAGTGGGGATCCGGCGCCGGTGTACCGGGAGGTCGCCGCATCCGCCGACGTGATCTTCGCGGGGGACGACGAGGCCGCCCTGCTTCTCGGCCTTCCCGCGGGCGACATCGCGGGCCTCGTCGACGGGATGCGCGCCCTCGGGCCGTCGACGGCGGTCCTGAAGCGCGGGGCGGCGGGCAGTGCGGCCTCCGACGGCGGAGCGCTCGTGGAGCATCCCGCGCGGCAGGTGCCGGTCGTCGACACGGTCGGCGCGGGCGATGCCTTCGTCGCGGGCTTCCTCGCGGCCCGCCTGCGCGGGGAGACGCTGCCCGAGTGCCTGGCCCTCGCTACGAGCGCGGGCGCGTTCGCGTGCCTCGGCTGGGGCGACTGGGAGAGCATGCCGCGGATGGACGAATTGGCGCTCCTCGACGACTCCGAGCCGGTGTCGCGCTGA
- a CDS encoding extracellular solute-binding protein codes for MVGIHTVVRSRRRPALTVAALGAATALLALTGCSTGGSSANGSYGFPEAKQDTSSTITVWVDADRQAAAKAFEKANPDTKIKVVTYDGSANGSNSFRTKMQLFDRAGSGWPDVVFSSQNNDAAWASQKSNGKQAFAAVLDKGLVPKDTLDNFTEGALNPCTVNGQVYCLRNDLAQAVLWYDKTLMDKFGYAVPTTWEEYQALGEKVATEHPGYIIGTAGDAWTPEVFMWGSKCQANDITGPKSVTVKTDSTECKRAATLLDTLRENKTVPAVSVFTPEFVKSYAGRVLMMPGPAWYAGAIFNNPQSLNVPAGELGVAAPLPWKGEDKAVTGNVGGGTWFISSHSKNLKAAEKFAQFVTTSDDYQVDVAPGYPAYAPAAKKWVEKQEASKYYATSLQPVVTAASQVWDGWGFGIFSQEAVWAKTMTPAITGGKSIESLLPTWQEAIANQAKVDGYKVN; via the coding sequence ATGGTCGGAATCCACACTGTGGTGCGTTCACGCCGTAGGCCGGCGCTGACCGTCGCCGCACTTGGCGCCGCGACGGCGCTCCTGGCCCTCACCGGTTGCAGTACCGGCGGGAGCTCGGCGAACGGGTCGTACGGCTTTCCCGAAGCCAAGCAGGACACCTCCTCGACGATCACCGTCTGGGTGGACGCGGACCGTCAGGCCGCGGCGAAGGCATTCGAGAAGGCGAACCCGGACACCAAGATCAAGGTCGTCACCTACGACGGGTCGGCCAACGGCTCCAACTCCTTCAGGACGAAGATGCAGCTCTTCGACCGCGCCGGCAGCGGCTGGCCGGACGTGGTCTTCTCCAGCCAGAACAACGACGCCGCCTGGGCGAGCCAGAAGAGCAACGGCAAGCAGGCCTTCGCCGCGGTGCTCGACAAGGGGCTCGTCCCCAAGGACACCCTCGACAACTTCACCGAGGGCGCCCTCAACCCCTGCACCGTCAACGGTCAGGTGTACTGCCTCCGCAACGACCTCGCCCAGGCCGTGCTCTGGTACGACAAGACCCTGATGGACAAGTTCGGCTACGCCGTCCCCACCACCTGGGAGGAGTACCAGGCGCTCGGCGAGAAGGTCGCGACCGAGCACCCCGGTTACATCATCGGAACCGCCGGTGACGCCTGGACGCCCGAGGTGTTCATGTGGGGCAGCAAGTGCCAGGCCAACGACATCACCGGCCCGAAGTCGGTGACCGTCAAGACCGACAGCACCGAGTGCAAGCGCGCCGCCACCCTGCTCGACACGCTCCGCGAGAACAAGACGGTCCCGGCCGTCAGCGTCTTCACCCCGGAGTTCGTCAAGAGCTACGCGGGCAGGGTGCTGATGATGCCCGGCCCGGCCTGGTACGCCGGCGCCATCTTCAACAACCCGCAGTCGCTGAACGTGCCCGCGGGCGAGCTCGGCGTCGCTGCCCCGCTGCCCTGGAAGGGCGAGGACAAGGCCGTGACCGGCAACGTCGGCGGCGGCACCTGGTTCATCTCCAGCCACTCCAAGAACCTTAAGGCCGCCGAGAAGTTCGCGCAGTTCGTGACGACCTCCGACGACTACCAGGTGGATGTCGCCCCCGGCTACCCGGCGTACGCGCCGGCGGCCAAGAAGTGGGTCGAGAAGCAGGAGGCCAGCAAGTACTACGCCACCTCGCTGCAGCCGGTCGTCACGGCCGCTTCGCAGGTGTGGGACGGCTGGGGGTTCGGCATCTTCAGCCAGGAGGCGGTCTGGGCCAAGACGATGACCCCGGCCATCACCGGCGGGAAGTCGATCGAGAGCCTGCTGCCGACCTGGCAGGAAGCCATCGCGAACCAGGCCAAGGTCGACGGATACAAGGTGAACTGA